A section of the Triticum dicoccoides isolate Atlit2015 ecotype Zavitan chromosome 7A, WEW_v2.0, whole genome shotgun sequence genome encodes:
- the LOC119329851 gene encoding probable methyltransferase PMT24 — protein sequence MAGVGGRSSRAAGKRGGGAASSSAAASACVYYATTGVLVALCVAGAYLLTSTSSASIAGPDDGDKAAAVTAYRHTTRSSFAYEVTREKAPPSPPREPEAEDGALGKEDAGSEEDGGAEQERGSAVTAAAVDDPHAQPDLDERGSGGEDSKSDAAAVDEDQSNERVRVAASEATAEEEEDAAAATGADKEQETLDNDQEEEQQSHLQMPRATVEERNLDGGIEEESIARQRQSDEEERMSAGDEQPGTGILRREAQEDEAAERQSDEDRPDQEQPEEERSSDQSLVEEDGRTLVEVESDPGQEDGGGDDKAAESEHKEDTDGSGAGSVNHNVVDTLQGEDSAVGAGGDQSAWATQRDQSHREKDRRQENAGDGNSTDGEEQHEWRTCNVKAGADYIPCLDNEKAVKKLRPENFRRYEHRERHCPDEGPTCLVALPRGYRRPVEWPKSRDRIWLSNVPHTKLVQVKGHQNWVKVSGQYLLFPGGGTQFIHGALHYIDFLQQSVRGVAWGKRTRVVLDVGCGVASFGGYLFERDVVTMSFAPKDEHEAQVQMALERGIPAISAVMGSKRLPFPSKAFDLVHCARCRVPWHADGGALLLELNRVLRPGGLFVWSATPVYQKLTDDVEIWKAMTALTKSMCWELVTIKKDRLNGVGAAFYRKPTSNECYESRTRQQPPMCSDDDDANAAWYVRLNACIHRVPTGVAERGARWPADWPRRVRAPPNWLNTSQVGVYGKPAPEDFVADYQHWRRVMDKSYLNGLGVDWSRVRNVMDMRAAYGGFAAALRDQKVWVMNVVNVDAPDTLPIIFDRGLFGMYHDWCESFSTYPRTYDLLHADRLFSKIKDRCAVLPVIVEVDRIVRPGGSIIVRDDSGAVGEVEKLLRSLHWDVRLTFSKNDEGVLFAEKSDWRTELAAEPT from the exons ATGGCGGGggtgggaggccggagctcgcgcgCCGCCGGGAAGCGCGGGGGCGGGGCGGCGTCCTCGTCCGCGGCCGCGTCGGCGTGCGTCTACTACGCCACCACGGGGGTGCTCGTGGCGCTCTGCGTCGCCGGGGCCTACTTGCTCACGTCCACCTCGTCCGCGTCCATCGCCGGGCCGGACGACGGGGACAAGGCGGCCGCCGTCACGGCGTACCGCCATACCACGCGCTCGTCGTTCGCGTACGAGGTGACCAGGGAGaaggcgccgccgtcgccgccgcgcgaGCCCGAGGCCGAGGACGGGGCGCTGGGCAAGGAGGACGCTGGCTCCGAGGAGGATGGCGGCGCCGAGCAGGAGCGCGGCAGCGCCGTCACCGCGGCGGCCGTGGACGACCCGCATGCCCAGCCCGATCTGGACGAGCGTGGCTCCGGCGGCGAGGACTCCAAGAGCGACGCGGCGGCGGTGGACGAGGACCAGAGCAACGAGCGtgtccgcgtcgccgccagcgaggccaccgccgaggaggaggaggacgccgcggcggcgacgggcgcggaCAAGGAGCAAGAAACGCTGGACAACGATCAGGAAGAAGAGCAGCAGTCGCATCTGCAGATGCCGCGCGCCACGGTGGAGGAGAGGAACCTGGACGGCGGCATCGAGGAGGAGAGCATCGCGCGGCAGCGGCAGAGCGACGAGGAGGAGCGTATGAGCGCCGGCGACGAGCAGCCCGGCACGGGCATCCTCCGCCGCGAGGCGCAGGAGGACGAGGCGGCGGAGCGGCAGTCGGATGAGGATAGACCCGATCAGGAGCAGCCAGAGGAGGAGCGTAGCAGCGACCAATCGCTGGTCGAGGAGGACGGGCGCACGTTGGTGGAGGTGGAGTCCGACCCCGGGCAAGAAGACGGCGGCGGAGACGACAAGGCAGCCGAGTCAGAGCACAAGGAGGACACGGACGGCAGCGGCGCCGGCTCGGTGAACCACAACGTCGTCGATACGCTGCAAGGCGAGGACTCGGCCGTCGGCGCCGGAGGAGACCAGAGCGCGTGGGCGACGCAGCGCGATCAGTCCCACCGGGAGAAGGACCGGCGCCAGGAAAACGCGGGCGACGGCAACAGCACGGACGGGGAGGAGCAGCACGAGTGGCGGACGTGCAACGTCAAGGCCGGCGCCGACTACATCCCGTGCCTGGACAACGAGAAGGCCGTCAAGAAGCTGCGGCCGGAGAACTTCCGGCGCTACGAGCACCGCGAGCGCCACTGCCCCGACGAGGGCCCGACGTGCCTCGTCGCGCTCCCAAGAGGCTACCGCCGGCCCGTCGAGTGGCCAAAGAGCCGCGACAGG ATTTGGCTGAGCAATGTGCCGCACACGAAGCTGGTCCAGGTGAAGGGGCACCAGAACTGGGTGAAGGTGAGCGGGCAGTACCTGCTCTTCCCCGGCGGCGGCACGCAGTTCATCCACGGCGCGCTGCACTACATCGACTTCCTGCAGCAGTCGGTGCGCGGCGTCGCGTGGGGGAAGCGCACGCGGGTGGTGCTGGACGTGGGGTGCGGCGTGGCCAGCTTCGGGGGCTACCTGTTCGAGCGGGACGTGGTGACCATGTCGTTCGCGCCCAAGGACGAGCACGAGGCGCAGGTGCAGATGGCGCTGGAGCGCGGCATCCCGGCCATCTCCGCCGTCATGGGCTCCAAGCGCCTCCCCTTCCCCAGCAAGGCGTTCGACCTCGTCCACTGCGCGCGCTGCCGTGTCCCCTGGCacgccgacggcggcgccctcctccTCGAGCTCAACCGCGTCCTCCGCCCCGGCGGCCTCTTCGTCTGGTCCGCCACGCCCGTCTACCAGAAGCTCACCGACGACGTCGAGATCTGGAAAG CAATGACGGCTCTGACGAAATCCATGTGCTGGGAGCTGGTGACGATCAAGAAAGACCGGCTCAACGGCGTCGGCGCCGCCTTCTACCGGAAGCCGACGTCTAACGAGTGCTACGAGAGCCGGACAAGGCAGCAGCCTCCCATgtgcagcgacgacgacgacgccaacGCGGCGTGGTACGTCCGCCTGAACGCGTGCATCCACCGGGTGCCGACCGGCGTGGCGGAGCGCGGGGCCAGGTGGCCGGCGGACTGGCCGCGGCGGGTGCGCGCGCCGCCCAACTGGCTCAACACCTCGCAGGTCGGAGTATACGGGAAGCCTGCGCCGGAGGACTTCGTGGCGGACTACCAGCACTGGAGGCGCGTCATGGACAAGTCGTACCTCAACGGCCTGGGCGTCGACTGGTCCAGGGTGAGGAACGTCATGGACATGCGAGCCGCCTACGGAGG GTTCGCCGCGGCGCTGAGGGACCAGAAGGTCTGGGTGATGAACGTCGTCAACGTGGACGCGCCGGACACGCTGCCCATCATCTTCGACCGCGGGCTGTTCGGCATGTACCATGACTGGTGCGAGTCCTTCAGCACCTACCCGAGGACCTACGACCTTCTGCACGCCGATCGCCTCTTCTCAAAGATAAAGGACAG GTGCGCCGTGCTGCCGGTCATCGTCGAGGTGGACAGGATCGTGAGGCCGGGAGGGAGCATCATCGTGCGCGACGACTCCGGCGCCGTCGGCGAGGTGGAGAAGCTCTTGAGGTCGCTTCACTGGGACGTGAGGCTCACCTTCTCCAAGAACGATGAAGGGGTGCTGTTCGCCGAGAAATCGGATTGGCGGACGGAGCTGGCCGCCGAGCCAACCTAA